In the genome of Hymenobacter taeanensis, one region contains:
- a CDS encoding glycerol-3-phosphate dehydrogenase/oxidase, with amino-acid sequence MQQTPPELLFQREHLLQQLTQHPLWDLLVIGGGATGLGIALDGASRGYKTLLLEQADYAKGTSSRSTKLVHGGVRYLAQGDVGLVREALYERGLLLKNAPHLVKNQDFIIPNYDWWGGPFYTMGLKMYDLLAGELSLGASVHLSKDETLQRLSNIKPQGLRGGVLYHDGQFDDARLAINLAQTAIEQGAVLLNHFGVHGLLKDALGQVAGVSATDEETGTTYELRAKVVVNATGVFVDDILQMDQPGARKLVRPSQGVHIVVEKSFLPGDDALMIPKTEDGRVLFAVPWHGRVVLGTTDTPLQEHSLEPQALEEEIDFILRTAAQYLTRAPQRSDALSIFAGLRPLAAPQDGSEKTKEISRSHKILVSPGGLITITGGKWTTYRRMAQDTVDKAIALGKLPLAPSQTAYLSIHGAQPTSDRSSHLYVYGSDLPALQQLITERPELGQKLDEALEFLQAEVVWAARHEMARTVEDVLARRVRVLFLDARAALRIAPTVAALLAQELGKDQQWQEQQVAGFTRVAQHYVLKEKPTTLENAVV; translated from the coding sequence ATGCAGCAAACCCCACCCGAACTACTTTTCCAGCGCGAACACCTTCTACAACAGCTTACCCAGCACCCGCTCTGGGATTTGCTCGTGATTGGCGGCGGCGCAACTGGCCTAGGCATTGCCCTCGATGGCGCCAGCCGGGGCTATAAAACGCTGCTGCTGGAGCAGGCCGACTACGCCAAGGGCACCAGCAGCCGCAGCACCAAGCTGGTACACGGCGGCGTCCGTTACCTCGCGCAAGGCGACGTAGGCCTGGTGCGCGAGGCTCTTTACGAGCGTGGCCTCCTGCTGAAAAACGCGCCGCACCTCGTCAAAAACCAAGATTTTATCATTCCGAACTACGACTGGTGGGGCGGCCCATTCTACACTATGGGCCTGAAGATGTATGATCTGCTGGCCGGCGAGCTAAGCCTGGGCGCCTCGGTGCACCTTAGCAAAGACGAAACCCTGCAGCGCCTGAGTAACATCAAGCCGCAGGGTCTGCGGGGCGGCGTGCTCTACCACGATGGGCAGTTTGATGATGCCCGCCTGGCCATCAACCTGGCGCAAACGGCCATTGAGCAGGGCGCCGTGTTGCTCAATCACTTCGGGGTGCACGGGCTGCTGAAAGATGCGCTAGGCCAGGTGGCAGGCGTGTCGGCTACCGACGAAGAAACCGGCACCACGTACGAACTGCGAGCGAAAGTCGTGGTGAATGCCACCGGCGTTTTCGTAGATGATATTCTGCAGATGGACCAGCCCGGTGCCCGCAAGCTGGTGCGGCCCAGCCAGGGCGTGCACATTGTGGTGGAGAAGTCGTTTCTGCCCGGCGATGATGCCCTGATGATTCCCAAGACCGAAGATGGTCGCGTGCTGTTTGCAGTGCCCTGGCACGGCCGCGTGGTGCTGGGCACTACCGATACCCCACTCCAGGAGCACAGCCTGGAGCCCCAGGCCCTGGAAGAGGAAATCGACTTCATTCTGCGCACTGCCGCCCAGTACCTCACCCGCGCCCCCCAGCGCAGCGATGCGCTGAGCATCTTTGCGGGTTTGCGGCCCCTGGCTGCTCCGCAAGACGGCTCCGAGAAGACCAAGGAGATTTCGCGCAGCCACAAAATCCTCGTCTCACCGGGCGGCCTCATCACCATCACGGGCGGCAAATGGACAACTTACCGCCGCATGGCCCAGGATACGGTCGACAAAGCCATTGCCCTCGGTAAGCTCCCCCTCGCTCCCAGTCAAACCGCTTACCTCTCCATCCACGGCGCTCAGCCTACTTCCGACCGCAGCAGCCACCTCTACGTGTACGGCTCCGACCTACCGGCCCTTCAGCAGCTCATAACCGAGCGGCCCGAGCTAGGCCAGAAGCTGGATGAAGCACTAGAATTCCTGCAAGCCGAGGTAGTGTGGGCTGCCCGCCACGAAATGGCTCGCACCGTGGAAGACGTGTTGGCCCGGCGCGTCCGGGTGCTGTTCCTGGATGCTCGCGCCGCCCTGCGCATAGCCCCAACAGTAGCCGCCCTGTTGGCTCAGGAACTCGGTAAAGACCAACAGTGGCAGGAGCAGCAAGTAGCTGGTTTTACGAGGGTAGCACAGCATTACGTGCTAAAGGAGAAACCAACAACGTTAGAAAATGCAGTCGTTTGA
- a CDS encoding MBL fold metallo-hydrolase yields the protein MSILITLPAVAQPSFTVVPLGVKGGLQENNLSAYLVAPAGSASYICLDAGTVYSGVEKAISNKVFSVPAGEVVRNQIKAYLISHAHLDHVAGMLIGAPDDSPKSIYGLQSCLTTIQNNYFNWQAWPNFGDGGNPPALKKYQLRALVPQQETAIANTALQVQAFPLSHGKPYQSAAFLVRHGSSYLLYLGDTGADAVEQSQNLRTVWQAVQPLIKAHQLKAIFIEASYPNTQPEKQLFGHLTPALLMQEMDALGQLTGPAALRGLPVIITHLKPSPGNEALIKKQLTEANKLQLKLVFPEQGRRLEF from the coding sequence GTGAGCATATTGATTACCCTGCCGGCTGTAGCTCAGCCGAGCTTCACGGTAGTTCCGCTAGGTGTAAAAGGTGGCCTACAGGAAAACAACCTCTCGGCCTATCTGGTGGCTCCAGCTGGCTCCGCTTCCTACATCTGCCTGGATGCCGGTACCGTGTACAGCGGCGTAGAGAAAGCCATCAGCAACAAGGTGTTCTCCGTGCCAGCTGGTGAGGTAGTACGCAACCAGATTAAGGCCTACCTTATTTCTCACGCCCACCTCGACCACGTCGCCGGAATGCTGATTGGTGCTCCCGATGATTCACCTAAGAGCATCTATGGCCTTCAGAGCTGCCTAACCACCATCCAAAACAACTACTTCAACTGGCAAGCCTGGCCGAACTTCGGTGATGGCGGCAACCCACCAGCCCTAAAGAAATACCAGTTGCGGGCGCTGGTACCCCAGCAGGAAACAGCCATTGCAAACACTGCGCTTCAGGTGCAGGCGTTTCCGCTCAGCCACGGCAAGCCCTACCAAAGCGCCGCGTTTCTGGTGCGCCACGGCAGTAGCTACCTGCTCTACCTCGGCGACACGGGCGCCGATGCCGTGGAGCAAAGCCAGAACCTGCGCACCGTATGGCAGGCCGTGCAGCCGCTCATCAAGGCTCACCAGCTCAAGGCTATCTTCATCGAAGCTTCCTACCCCAATACGCAGCCGGAGAAGCAGCTATTCGGCCACCTTACACCGGCGCTGTTGATGCAGGAAATGGACGCGCTAGGCCAGTTAACCGGCCCGGCCGCTTTGCGCGGACTGCCCGTCATCATCACCCACCTCAAGCCTTCGCCCGGCAACGAGGCTCTCATCAAAAAGCAGCTCACCGAAGCCAACAAGCTCCAACTGAAACTGGTGTTCCCGGAACAGGGAAGGCGGTTGGAGTTTTGA
- a CDS encoding carbohydrate-binding protein produces MKKFLLTTLGAAALALLSHGKAEAQTYQQVWADEFTNGISSSWVFETGGGGWGNNEKQYYQRANATVANGILQITAKKENVGGMPYTSSRMKTQGLKEFKYGKIEARMKLPLGQGLWPAFWMLGSNINTVSWPACGEIDVMEHINAENKVYGTVHWDSNGHAEYGGNIITTPQDYHVYSIEWTASAIKWFVDGTKYHEINITNGTGSTEEFQRPFFLLLNLAVAGNWPGQTVDESKLPATMYVDYVRVYQLTSTTTPPPTTSSVTIQAEAYSSMNGVQTETTTDTGGGQNVAYIDAGDWMAYSNVNFPTSGAYNIEYRVASPSGGTLSSDLNAGSIQLGNTTIPATGGWQNWTTVSKTVNVNAGTYNFGVFAQTGGWNINWIRITKATSTALTATQASSAVGADGTASSRAAGLQIYPNPVENGSLRIQTDANLMGSQYKIVDGVGRTVSSGQLQAESIDVSALKKGVYQLTLTTADNQNFTQRFIK; encoded by the coding sequence ATGAAAAAGTTCTTACTAACTACCCTGGGCGCAGCTGCCTTAGCACTGCTAAGCCATGGCAAGGCCGAAGCCCAAACCTACCAGCAGGTCTGGGCCGATGAGTTTACCAACGGCATCAGCTCCAGCTGGGTGTTTGAAACCGGCGGCGGCGGCTGGGGCAACAACGAGAAGCAGTATTACCAGCGCGCCAACGCTACCGTGGCCAATGGCATTCTGCAGATTACGGCCAAGAAGGAGAACGTAGGCGGCATGCCCTACACCTCCTCGCGCATGAAAACGCAGGGCCTCAAGGAGTTCAAATACGGCAAAATTGAAGCTCGCATGAAGCTTCCGTTGGGCCAGGGCCTGTGGCCAGCCTTCTGGATGCTGGGCTCCAACATCAACACAGTTAGCTGGCCCGCCTGCGGGGAAATTGACGTGATGGAGCACATCAACGCCGAGAACAAGGTGTATGGTACTGTGCACTGGGACAGCAACGGGCACGCGGAGTACGGCGGCAACATTATCACCACGCCCCAGGATTACCACGTGTACTCCATTGAGTGGACTGCCAGTGCCATTAAGTGGTTTGTTGATGGCACCAAGTATCACGAAATCAACATCACCAACGGTACCGGCAGCACCGAGGAATTTCAGCGCCCCTTTTTCCTGCTCCTAAACCTGGCCGTAGCCGGCAACTGGCCTGGCCAGACGGTAGACGAAAGCAAGCTGCCCGCCACCATGTACGTTGACTATGTGCGGGTGTACCAGCTGACCTCAACTACCACGCCGCCGCCTACTACCTCATCTGTCACTATTCAGGCCGAGGCCTACAGCTCCATGAACGGCGTGCAAACTGAAACCACTACCGATACAGGTGGCGGCCAGAATGTGGCCTACATTGACGCCGGCGACTGGATGGCGTACAGCAACGTTAATTTCCCCACGTCGGGCGCCTACAACATTGAGTACCGTGTGGCCAGCCCCAGCGGTGGCACCTTATCATCAGACCTGAATGCGGGCTCTATTCAGCTTGGCAACACTACCATTCCGGCTACCGGCGGCTGGCAGAACTGGACCACGGTTTCCAAGACGGTAAACGTAAATGCTGGTACCTACAACTTCGGCGTATTTGCTCAAACCGGCGGCTGGAACATCAACTGGATCCGGATTACGAAGGCCACCTCTACCGCACTAACAGCCACGCAAGCATCGTCGGCCGTGGGTGCCGACGGTACTGCCAGTTCACGAGCGGCTGGTCTGCAGATCTATCCGAACCCGGTGGAAAACGGCAGCCTGCGCATTCAAACCGACGCGAACCTGATGGGCAGCCAGTACAAAATTGTTGATGGCGTTGGAAGAACCGTGAGCAGCGGACAGTTACAGGCGGAAAGCATTGATGTATCGGCCCTCAAAAAAGGTGTGTATCAACTAACCCTCACTACGGCCGACAACCAGAATTTCACGCAACGGTTCATCAAATAG
- the glpK gene encoding glycerol kinase GlpK yields MPQYILALDQGTTSSRAILFDKRGRIVAQAQKEFTQIFPRPGWVEHDPLEIWSTQAGVAAEATVKAGQNGKSIAAIGITNQRETVVVWNRKTGKPIYNAIVWQDRRTAEYCDQLRAEGREDLIRNKTGLLLDAYFSASKVKWILDNVRGARRKAAAGELAFGTVDSWLIWNFTQGELHVTDVTNASRTMLFNIHTLQWDEELLGLFDIPRSMLPEVRQSSEVYGETKTTVFASKIPIAGIAGDQQAALFGQLCTSPGMVKNTYGTGCFMLMNTGPEPKASSNNLLTTVAWQRNGQVEYALEGSIFMAGAVVQWLRDNLGIIKTSAEVEQLAKQVNSTGGVCFVPAFAGLGAPYWDPYARAAIFGMSRATTAAHIARAALESIAFQTMDVLEAMKVDSGLPIAELRVDGGAAANKLLMQFQADVLDTKVIRPRITETTALGAAYLAGLAVGYWQNLEELQALGQSDTLFSPNASQPGIRESIENWHHAVQALRVWSHAPQGSAAEPPRPN; encoded by the coding sequence ATGCCGCAGTACATCCTTGCGCTCGACCAAGGCACGACCAGCTCCCGGGCTATTCTGTTTGATAAGAGAGGTCGCATTGTGGCGCAGGCGCAGAAGGAGTTCACCCAGATATTTCCCCGGCCGGGTTGGGTGGAGCATGATCCGTTGGAAATCTGGTCGACGCAGGCGGGCGTGGCGGCGGAAGCGACAGTGAAGGCGGGCCAGAACGGGAAGAGCATTGCCGCCATTGGTATCACCAACCAACGCGAGACGGTGGTAGTCTGGAACCGTAAAACCGGCAAACCCATCTACAACGCCATTGTGTGGCAAGACCGCCGCACCGCCGAGTACTGCGACCAGCTGCGTGCCGAAGGCCGCGAAGACCTGATCCGCAACAAGACTGGCCTCCTGCTCGATGCATACTTCTCAGCCAGCAAGGTGAAGTGGATACTGGACAACGTGCGCGGAGCCCGCAGAAAGGCCGCGGCCGGGGAGCTGGCGTTTGGCACCGTGGATAGCTGGCTTATCTGGAACTTCACCCAGGGCGAGCTGCACGTCACAGACGTCACCAATGCCTCCCGCACCATGCTCTTCAACATCCACACCCTGCAGTGGGACGAGGAGCTGCTGGGCCTGTTTGACATTCCCAGGAGCATGCTGCCCGAGGTACGGCAGTCGAGTGAGGTGTATGGCGAAACCAAAACCACCGTCTTCGCCTCCAAAATCCCCATTGCGGGCATTGCCGGTGACCAACAGGCGGCCTTGTTTGGGCAGCTGTGCACTAGCCCCGGCATGGTGAAAAACACTTACGGCACCGGCTGCTTCATGCTGATGAATACGGGACCGGAGCCGAAAGCATCGAGCAACAACCTGCTCACCACGGTAGCCTGGCAACGCAACGGCCAGGTAGAGTATGCCCTGGAGGGCAGTATTTTTATGGCGGGAGCCGTGGTGCAATGGCTGCGCGACAACCTCGGTATCATTAAAACCTCGGCGGAGGTAGAGCAGCTGGCCAAGCAGGTTAACAGTACTGGGGGCGTGTGCTTCGTGCCGGCCTTTGCCGGCCTGGGCGCCCCCTACTGGGACCCGTACGCCCGAGCTGCCATTTTCGGGATGAGCCGCGCCACCACGGCGGCCCATATTGCGCGGGCGGCCCTAGAGTCCATTGCCTTTCAAACCATGGACGTGCTGGAGGCCATGAAAGTCGACTCTGGCCTGCCCATCGCGGAGCTGCGCGTTGATGGGGGCGCGGCGGCAAACAAACTGCTCATGCAGTTTCAGGCCGATGTCCTCGACACGAAAGTTATCCGGCCGCGCATCACCGAAACCACGGCCTTGGGTGCCGCTTACCTGGCGGGCCTGGCCGTGGGCTACTGGCAAAACCTCGAAGAGCTTCAAGCCCTAGGCCAGTCCGATACCTTGTTCAGCCCGAACGCTTCCCAGCCAGGCATTCGGGAAAGCATCGAGAACTGGCACCACGCGGTGCAGGCCTTGCGGGTATGGTCGCACGCCCCACAGGGTAGCGCTGCCGAGCCCCCCCGGCCTAACTAA
- a CDS encoding alpha/beta hydrolase translates to MLLPNFSKVALSYGLLLLLILATPAANAQSPAPKREPFVLGHIDRIKSVQLNEDRVLNIYLPDGYDADPKVKYPVIYLLDGSADEDFIHIVGLVQYLTFPWIDALPKSIVVGIATVDRRRDFTFPTHNAKDLKDYPTTGKSAAFMRFLEKDLQPYVEKTYRTNGQKTLIGQSLGGLFAMEVLLKKPTLFNTYIIASPSLWWDDESLVAQAPTLLKQTSSATPANVFVALGNEGPEMKKATESMVSLLRATPARVGRIEYVPFPEETHATILHRAVYKGFETLYKKQK, encoded by the coding sequence ATGCTTCTACCCAACTTCTCTAAAGTAGCGCTGAGCTACGGCCTGCTGCTCCTGCTAATTCTGGCCACTCCTGCCGCAAATGCACAAAGCCCGGCGCCAAAGCGTGAACCGTTTGTGCTAGGCCACATCGACCGTATCAAATCGGTGCAGCTGAACGAGGACCGGGTACTGAACATCTACCTGCCCGACGGGTACGACGCCGACCCCAAGGTAAAGTACCCCGTGATTTACCTGCTGGATGGCTCCGCCGACGAAGACTTCATCCACATCGTAGGGCTGGTGCAGTACCTGACGTTTCCCTGGATTGATGCGCTGCCCAAGTCCATTGTGGTGGGCATTGCAACGGTGGATAGACGGCGCGACTTTACCTTTCCCACTCACAATGCCAAGGACCTGAAGGACTACCCGACCACGGGTAAGTCAGCCGCGTTTATGCGGTTTCTGGAGAAGGACCTGCAGCCATATGTAGAGAAAACGTACCGCACCAATGGGCAGAAAACGCTCATAGGTCAGTCGTTGGGTGGATTGTTTGCCATGGAGGTGCTGCTGAAAAAGCCCACGTTGTTTAACACCTACATCATCGCCAGCCCCAGCCTGTGGTGGGATGATGAGTCGTTGGTAGCGCAGGCTCCCACGTTGCTGAAACAGACCTCCTCGGCTACTCCCGCCAACGTATTTGTCGCCCTCGGCAACGAAGGCCCCGAGATGAAGAAAGCTACGGAGTCGATGGTTTCACTGCTACGCGCCACTCCGGCCCGGGTAGGGCGCATTGAATACGTGCCGTTCCCCGAAGAAACGCATGCCACTATCCTGCACCGGGCGGTGTACAAA
- a CDS encoding GNAT family N-acetyltransferase → MLFREAQVADIPQLSVVRLSVLENRLSNPALVTTQDYVDYLTQRGKGWACEENGGIVGFGIADRLGHSIWALFVQPEFAGLGIGKQLHELMLNWYFAQTSGTVWLSTARGTRAEEFYRRQGWQDTGLTKSGEVRFEMTVGEWNQKA, encoded by the coding sequence ATGCTATTCCGCGAGGCCCAAGTGGCAGATATTCCGCAGCTCAGCGTAGTAAGGCTGTCGGTGCTGGAAAACCGATTGTCTAACCCGGCCCTGGTCACAACCCAGGACTACGTCGACTACCTCACCCAGCGCGGCAAAGGCTGGGCGTGCGAGGAAAACGGGGGCATTGTGGGGTTTGGCATTGCGGATAGGCTAGGCCACAGCATCTGGGCGCTTTTTGTGCAGCCGGAGTTTGCCGGGCTTGGCATCGGCAAGCAGCTGCATGAGTTGATGTTAAACTGGTATTTCGCCCAAACCTCCGGAACCGTGTGGCTTAGCACAGCGCGCGGTACTCGCGCTGAAGAGTTCTACCGTCGTCAAGGCTGGCAGGATACGGGCCTCACCAAGAGCGGTGAGGTGCGCTTTGAAATGACAGTGGGGGAGTGGAACCAGAAGGCGTAA